A stretch of the Streptococcus suis genome encodes the following:
- a CDS encoding transcriptional regulator, whose translation MEYVLKNRLKELRARDGLNQTELAKLAEVSRQTISLIERGEYTPSVVIAMRIAQIFNENVENVFQLVEVAK comes from the coding sequence ATGGAATATGTCTTGAAAAATCGGCTCAAGGAATTGCGAGCCAGAGATGGTCTCAATCAGACAGAGCTAGCAAAGTTAGCAGAAGTATCACGGCAGACCATTAGCTTGATTGAGCGGGGCGAATACACGCCCTCGGTGGTCATTGCCATGCGTATAGCACAGATTTTTAATGAAAATGTGGAGAATGTCTTTCAATTAGTGGAGGTAGCAAAATGA
- a CDS encoding DUF3169 family protein, translating into MKQGKQLSTKKRWMRYSAYMLISAILGGFIGFFGVLIFKFSLPSYLNLDNFLIFLRIITFVIFVGTVYFGVKANQNYKLYHSISDEDEERVDKLYKKMYRNLEYATITFNVAASLTLLNLVLGFGVTFLEESAVMYGSILDVVFYVILLISQVFIVKLTQKIRDYKLSAFATVKEVKEFMEAMDEGEKQANYEMSFQIVFTLNQIVLPGLYLFLFVVSVLLQERQIMAFLVVAFLHIYINVMQVRMIRRYFK; encoded by the coding sequence ATGAAACAAGGAAAACAACTTTCAACGAAAAAAAGATGGATGAGATATTCAGCGTATATGCTGATTTCAGCAATTTTGGGTGGCTTTATCGGTTTCTTTGGAGTATTAATCTTTAAATTCAGCCTACCTTCTTATCTCAATTTAGATAATTTTCTAATTTTTTTGAGGATTATTACATTTGTAATTTTCGTTGGAACCGTATATTTTGGTGTTAAAGCTAATCAAAATTATAAACTTTATCATTCCATTTCAGATGAGGATGAAGAACGTGTTGATAAACTATATAAGAAAATGTATCGTAACCTAGAGTACGCGACCATTACATTCAATGTTGCTGCATCATTGACATTGTTAAATTTGGTTTTAGGATTCGGGGTCACTTTCTTAGAAGAGAGTGCAGTTATGTACGGGTCCATTCTTGACGTAGTTTTCTATGTTATTCTTCTCATCTCTCAGGTTTTTATTGTGAAACTAACTCAGAAAATTCGTGACTATAAGCTTTCTGCTTTTGCTACGGTAAAAGAGGTGAAGGAATTTATGGAGGCTATGGATGAGGGAGAAAAACAAGCTAACTACGAAATGAGTTTTCAAATCGTTTTTACTCTGAATCAAATTGTGTTACCAGGTTTGTATCTATTCCTATTTGTAGTTAGCGTGCTATTGCAGGAGCGACAAATTATGGCCTTTCTAGTTGTTGCATTTTTACATATTTACATCAATGTCATGCAAGTTCGCATGATCCGTCGTTACTTTAAATAA
- a CDS encoding glycosyltransferase family 8 protein translates to MNLLFVIDDAYVEQLKVVLYSIVHQMPKQAFQVFLMQQVLLKKHSEIKRFVENLGMTYHPIVVGEDAFASAPTTDRYPQTIYYRLLAHEFLPEEVDKVLYLDADLICLNGFWGLYEMEMGEQYYVAASHNEDGKLLDYVNKLRLNNFEMDSSYFNTGVLLMNLEAIRSHVKREDILNFIKNNRKRLFLPDQDVLNGLYADKVIPIPDEVYNYDARYSLIYQIKSQGKWDLNWVIDQTVFLHFAGRDKPWNQNYLGRYSALYKFMSSLTRKFEETLS, encoded by the coding sequence ATGAATTTATTATTTGTAATCGATGATGCTTATGTTGAACAGCTTAAAGTAGTCTTATACTCCATCGTTCATCAGATGCCAAAACAGGCGTTTCAGGTGTTCTTAATGCAGCAGGTTCTTTTGAAAAAGCACTCTGAAATCAAGCGTTTTGTGGAGAATTTGGGAATGACTTATCATCCAATCGTGGTCGGAGAGGATGCTTTTGCAAGTGCTCCTACAACGGACCGTTATCCTCAAACCATTTATTACCGTCTTCTTGCACATGAATTTTTACCAGAAGAAGTGGATAAAGTCCTTTATTTAGATGCGGATTTGATTTGCCTAAATGGTTTTTGGGGGCTTTATGAGATGGAGATGGGGGAGCAGTACTATGTGGCGGCTAGTCATAATGAAGATGGTAAGCTTTTAGATTATGTTAATAAGCTTCGACTGAATAATTTTGAAATGGATTCTTCTTACTTCAATACAGGTGTTCTCTTGATGAACTTAGAAGCTATTCGTTCCCATGTGAAACGAGAAGATATTTTAAACTTTATCAAAAATAATCGTAAGCGATTGTTTTTACCTGATCAGGATGTACTTAATGGTCTTTATGCTGACAAGGTGATCCCGATTCCAGATGAAGTGTACAACTATGATGCACGTTACAGTTTGATTTATCAAATAAAAAGTCAGGGAAAGTGGGACTTGAATTGGGTGATTGACCAGACAGTTTTCTTACATTTTGCTGGTCGAGATAAGCCATGGAATCAAAATTATTTAGGACGTTACTCTGCTCTTTACAAATTTATGTCCAGTTTGACACGTAAGTTTGAAGAAACTCTCTCCTAA
- a CDS encoding DUF3267 domain-containing protein has translation MEAKKKLFEVNIMENKKFVWGLNILAVALIFLFAYIFGKIGSLLLVDGAQNLEIDLLQLWLGLLLYFLLIAVHEAIHGIFFKVFCPENPVKFGFKWKSVMAYATSPGSLYNRMQMLVISLAPFVVISLVLTMVAGFGMMNTTLYFMLATMHAASCAGDFYYTYLLLVKFAKGNIAVEDTETGLIIYQA, from the coding sequence ATGGAAGCTAAAAAGAAATTATTTGAAGTCAATATCATGGAAAATAAGAAGTTTGTTTGGGGATTGAATATTCTTGCTGTGGCACTCATCTTTCTATTTGCGTACATATTTGGAAAGATAGGGTCTTTGTTGCTCGTTGACGGTGCACAAAATCTTGAAATAGACTTACTTCAATTATGGTTAGGTTTGCTACTGTATTTTCTTTTAATAGCTGTGCATGAGGCTATCCACGGAATCTTCTTCAAAGTTTTTTGTCCTGAAAATCCTGTTAAATTTGGGTTTAAATGGAAATCGGTCATGGCCTATGCGACCAGTCCAGGCTCACTCTACAATCGAATGCAAATGCTAGTAATCAGCCTGGCTCCCTTTGTTGTGATTAGTTTGGTTTTGACTATGGTAGCAGGTTTTGGGATGATGAATACCACTCTTTACTTCATGTTAGCAACCATGCACGCTGCCTCTTGTGCAGGCGATTTCTACTATACCTATCTTTTATTGGTTAAGTTTGCCAAGGGAAATATAGCTGTCGAAGACACAGAAACAGGCTTGATTATCTATCAAGCCTAG
- the nrdF gene encoding class 1b ribonucleoside-diphosphate reductase subunit beta, with the protein METYYKAINWNAIEDVIDKSTWEKLTEQFWLDTRIPLSNDLDDWRKLTVEEKDLVGKVFGGLTLLDTLQSETGVQALRNDIRTPHEEAVYNNIQFMESVHAKSYSSIFSTLNTKSEIEEIFEWTDSNEFLQRKAKIINEIYENGTALEKKVASVFLETFLFYSGFFTPLYYLGNNKLANVAEIIKLIIRDESVHGTYIGYKFQLGFNELSDKEQDKVRDWMYDLLYQLYENEEGYTRSLYDAVGWTEEVLTFLRYNANKALMNLGQDPLFPDSADDVNPIIMNGISTGTSNHDFFSQVGNGYLLGEVEAMTDDDYLYGL; encoded by the coding sequence ATGGAAACCTACTACAAAGCCATAAACTGGAACGCCATTGAGGACGTAATCGACAAGTCTACATGGGAGAAATTGACTGAGCAATTCTGGCTCGATACGCGGATTCCCTTGTCAAATGACTTGGATGATTGGCGTAAACTCACAGTGGAAGAAAAAGACTTGGTTGGTAAAGTCTTCGGTGGATTGACCCTCTTAGACACCCTTCAATCTGAAACAGGTGTTCAAGCTCTCCGCAACGATATTCGCACACCGCACGAGGAAGCAGTCTACAACAACATCCAATTCATGGAGTCTGTTCATGCGAAATCCTACTCTTCTATCTTCTCAACCTTGAATACCAAATCTGAGATTGAGGAAATTTTTGAATGGACAGATAGCAACGAATTCTTACAACGCAAGGCAAAAATCATTAACGAAATTTATGAAAATGGTACGGCGCTTGAAAAGAAAGTTGCCAGCGTATTTCTAGAAACTTTCCTATTCTACTCTGGTTTCTTTACACCGCTCTACTATCTTGGTAACAACAAACTGGCCAACGTTGCAGAAATTATCAAACTAATCATTCGTGATGAATCTGTTCATGGAACTTATATTGGTTACAAATTCCAACTTGGTTTCAATGAATTGTCTGACAAAGAACAAGACAAAGTCCGCGACTGGATGTATGACCTTCTTTACCAACTTTATGAAAATGAAGAGGGCTATACACGTTCGCTCTATGATGCAGTTGGGTGGACTGAGGAAGTCTTAACCTTCCTTCGTTATAATGCCAATAAAGCCCTTATGAATTTGGGACAAGATCCACTCTTCCCTGATTCAGCAGATGATGTAAACCCAATCATCATGAACGGTATCTCAACCGGTACATCTAACCACGACTTCTTCTCACAAGTCGGTAATGGCTACTTGCTCGGCGAAGTGGAAGCCATGACAGATGATGATTATCTATATGGGTTATAA
- the nrdE gene encoding class 1b ribonucleoside-diphosphate reductase subunit alpha — protein MSLKELGDVSYFRLNNEINRPVNGQIPLHKDQEAVKAFFKENVLPNTKQFDNILDKIAYLLEENYLEKEFLDQYSPEFIIKIDQFLKDQNFRFKSFMAAYKFYNQYALKTNDGAYYLESMEDRVLFNALYFAEGNEELALNLANEMIHLRYQPATPSFLNAARARRGELVSCFLIQVTDDMNSIGRSINSALQLSRIGGGVGISLSNLREAGAPIKGYEGAASGVVPVMKLFEDSFSYSNQLGQRQGAGVVYLDVFHPDIISFLSTKKENADEKVRVKTLSLGITVPDKFYELARKNEDMYLFSPYSVELEYGVPYSYLDITEKYDELVANPRIRKTKIKARDLETEISKLQQESGYPYVINIDTANRSNPVDGKIIMSNLCSEILQVQTPSILNDSQEYLTMGTDVSCNLGSTNIVNLMKSPDFGRSVRTMTRALTYVTDHSHISAVPSIEAGNSQAHSIGLGAMGLHSYLAQNLIDYGSKTAVEFTNIYFMLLNYWTLVESNNIARERKETFHNFEKSKYADGTYFDKYVTGDYQPQSDRVKELFEGIFIPSGQDWAELRDNVKADGLYHQNRLAVAPNGSISYINDVSASIHPITQRIEERQEKKIGKIYYPAAGLSTETIPFYKSAYDMDMRKVIDVYAAATEHVDQGLSLTLFLRSELPKALYEWKKENKQTTRDLSILRNYAFNKGIKSIYYIRTFTDDGEEVGANQCESCVI, from the coding sequence ATGAGTTTAAAAGAGCTAGGCGATGTGTCCTACTTCCGTTTAAATAACGAAATCAACCGTCCTGTCAATGGGCAAATCCCACTCCACAAGGACCAAGAAGCGGTTAAGGCCTTCTTTAAAGAAAACGTCCTCCCAAATACCAAGCAATTTGATAATATTTTAGATAAGATTGCTTATCTATTAGAAGAAAATTACCTTGAAAAAGAGTTTTTGGACCAATACAGTCCAGAATTTATCATCAAGATTGATCAATTCCTGAAAGACCAAAATTTCCGCTTCAAGTCTTTCATGGCTGCCTACAAGTTCTACAATCAGTATGCCCTCAAAACAAACGATGGCGCCTATTACTTGGAAAGCATGGAAGATCGCGTTCTCTTCAACGCCTTGTATTTTGCTGAGGGCAACGAAGAATTGGCATTAAACCTAGCCAATGAAATGATTCACCTTCGTTACCAGCCAGCAACACCTTCTTTCCTAAACGCAGCTCGTGCTCGCCGTGGTGAGTTAGTATCTTGTTTCTTGATTCAAGTCACTGACGATATGAACTCGATCGGACGTTCGATTAACTCTGCTCTACAATTGTCCCGTATCGGTGGAGGTGTCGGTATCTCTCTTAGTAACTTGCGTGAGGCTGGTGCTCCAATCAAGGGCTATGAGGGGGCGGCTTCTGGGGTTGTTCCTGTTATGAAACTCTTCGAAGACAGCTTCTCCTATTCTAACCAGCTTGGACAACGCCAAGGGGCTGGTGTCGTTTATCTTGATGTTTTCCACCCAGATATTATTTCCTTCCTTTCGACTAAGAAAGAAAATGCCGATGAGAAAGTTCGCGTGAAGACCTTATCACTCGGTATCACCGTTCCTGATAAATTCTACGAATTGGCACGTAAAAACGAAGACATGTACCTCTTCAGCCCATACTCAGTTGAGTTGGAATACGGTGTCCCTTACAGCTACCTAGATATTACTGAAAAATACGATGAATTGGTGGCGAACCCTCGCATTCGTAAGACAAAAATCAAGGCACGTGACTTGGAAACAGAAATTTCCAAACTCCAGCAAGAGTCTGGCTATCCATATGTTATCAACATCGATACAGCTAACCGTAGCAACCCTGTTGACGGCAAGATTATCATGTCCAACCTTTGTTCGGAAATCCTTCAGGTCCAAACACCAAGTATTCTAAACGATTCTCAAGAATACTTGACCATGGGTACTGACGTTTCATGTAACCTTGGTTCAACTAATATCGTTAACTTAATGAAGTCACCTGATTTTGGACGTTCTGTTCGTACAATGACACGCGCTTTGACTTATGTCACAGATCATTCACACATCTCTGCTGTACCATCTATTGAAGCAGGAAACAGTCAAGCGCATTCAATCGGTCTTGGAGCTATGGGACTTCATTCTTACTTGGCTCAGAACTTGATTGATTACGGTTCAAAAACTGCCGTAGAATTTACCAACATCTACTTCATGCTCCTTAACTATTGGACTTTGGTAGAATCAAATAATATCGCTCGGGAACGAAAAGAAACCTTCCATAACTTTGAAAAATCAAAATACGCAGACGGTACTTATTTCGATAAATATGTGACTGGAGACTACCAGCCACAATCTGACCGTGTCAAAGAACTATTTGAAGGAATTTTCATTCCAAGCGGGCAAGACTGGGCTGAACTACGTGACAATGTAAAAGCTGATGGTCTGTATCATCAAAACCGCCTAGCTGTTGCACCAAATGGATCTATTTCCTATATCAATGACGTCTCTGCTTCTATTCACCCAATCACACAACGGATTGAAGAACGTCAAGAAAAGAAAATCGGTAAAATCTACTATCCAGCAGCTGGCTTGTCAACAGAAACCATTCCATTCTACAAGTCTGCCTACGATATGGATATGCGTAAGGTCATTGATGTCTACGCTGCTGCAACAGAGCACGTCGACCAAGGTTTATCCCTCACTCTTTTCCTACGCAGTGAACTACCTAAAGCTCTTTATGAATGGAAGAAAGAGAACAAGCAAACCACACGTGACCTCTCTATCCTTCGTAACTACGCCTTCAACAAAGGTATCAAGTCTATCTACTACATCCGTACCTTTACCGATGACGGAGAAGAAGTCGGCGCAAACCAATGTGAAAGTTGTGTAATTTAA
- a CDS encoding CPBP family intramembrane metalloprotease codes for MLKFIKHTALLFLFFVAYQIITGFLMIGPTLQAIPEFPAQLIENMIWVCAIIGIVLGIAFTIVLWKFVFSRQTIDYSVSSSWFHKIYWPILLYIVFFIVQFLVPVSESQNQTLVIQFVSAYPLVAFLAVVVFAPLLEELIFRGLLATYFFPKMADMKTVSLYLIVTGCLFSLVHVPATIPQFLIYFTMGLNLGWLYLIRRDIRYPMALHMLNNGISYLMILFLV; via the coding sequence ATGTTAAAATTTATCAAACACACTGCATTATTGTTTTTATTTTTTGTTGCTTATCAAATTATTACTGGATTTTTGATGATAGGACCGACATTACAAGCAATTCCAGAATTTCCAGCTCAATTGATTGAGAATATGATTTGGGTTTGTGCGATTATTGGTATCGTACTCGGAATTGCATTTACAATTGTATTATGGAAATTCGTGTTTTCTCGGCAGACCATTGACTATAGTGTATCTTCATCATGGTTTCATAAGATTTATTGGCCAATTTTACTTTATATTGTATTCTTCATCGTCCAATTTTTAGTGCCAGTATCTGAAAGTCAGAATCAAACTTTGGTCATCCAATTTGTATCTGCCTACCCTTTGGTTGCGTTTTTAGCAGTCGTAGTCTTTGCACCATTATTAGAGGAGTTGATTTTTAGAGGTTTGTTGGCAACCTATTTCTTCCCCAAAATGGCTGATATGAAAACTGTGAGCTTGTATCTGATTGTAACAGGATGTTTGTTTAGTTTGGTGCATGTTCCGGCAACCATTCCACAGTTTTTGATTTATTTCACTATGGGTCTTAATCTTGGTTGGCTTTATCTAATTAGACGAGATATTCGTTATCCAATGGCGCTACATATGTTAAATAATGGAATTTCCTATTTGATGATATTATTTTTGGTATAA
- a CDS encoding CPBP family intramembrane metalloprotease, with product MNRLGNVRYWNVVENWKFLLVGLAVVALNVLSQMAMYALPNFDGDNLLIAASFLLVAVVLGLILTGKLGLWKGEQKWGIVANIGFVVLAFIVMFGLKMIGWQLMMLEEGYGQTTANQEVLNHSGLPTLLLFIFTVLFAPVLEELFFRGIVMGKVFGKDSIVGLLLSSYLFGLIHVPTNIGSWFIYSGMGLVLGLAYQISGKYTNALILHSLNNFIGFLFMLLMQSIGLI from the coding sequence ATGAATAGACTTGGAAATGTGAGATACTGGAATGTGGTTGAAAATTGGAAGTTTCTCTTAGTGGGACTTGCTGTCGTTGCATTAAATGTTTTGAGTCAGATGGCGATGTACGCCTTACCAAATTTTGATGGGGATAATTTACTGATTGCCGCATCTTTCTTGCTGGTTGCTGTTGTTCTTGGTCTAATCTTAACTGGCAAATTAGGCCTATGGAAGGGTGAGCAGAAGTGGGGGATAGTTGCGAATATTGGTTTTGTAGTACTTGCTTTTATCGTTATGTTTGGTCTGAAAATGATTGGCTGGCAATTGATGATGCTAGAAGAGGGTTATGGTCAAACGACTGCCAATCAGGAAGTCCTCAATCATTCAGGTTTGCCGACCTTACTTTTATTTATCTTTACAGTATTATTTGCTCCTGTTTTGGAGGAACTGTTTTTCAGAGGAATTGTTATGGGGAAAGTCTTTGGTAAAGATTCTATTGTTGGTCTGTTGCTATCAAGTTATCTATTTGGTCTTATTCATGTACCGACTAATATCGGGTCTTGGTTTATTTATAGTGGTATGGGCCTAGTACTAGGGCTCGCCTATCAAATTTCTGGCAAGTATACCAATGCACTCATTCTACATAGTCTCAACAATTTTATCGGATTTTTGTTTATGTTGCTAATGCAAAGTATTGGCTTGATTTAG
- a CDS encoding carbohydrate kinase family protein, producing MGKCLVIGSTVCDVMIYLDQLPGRQGDAHIRKQVMSLGGCAFNVVTILHHLGLDYDFISPVGSGLYGTFVKSELKKLGIETSIALDGENGCCYCFVESDGERTFLSDHGVEYSFDPAWLEGLDLSSYEYIYVCGLELEEETGQQLVDSLTDCPTPIIFAPGPRGNKIPLERMQQLLDLSPILHVNEQESIDLTHEVDVEKATIQLFNRTGRAVIVTRGKNGAIAFDGGWHKVASFPATVKDTIGAGDSHVGALMAALAIGKNLKQGLKFANLVSSYIVSQEGVHLEEIQYKELKERLTNIGE from the coding sequence ATGGGGAAATGTTTGGTCATAGGCTCAACAGTCTGTGATGTAATGATATATTTGGATCAATTACCGGGTCGTCAAGGAGATGCGCACATAAGAAAACAAGTTATGTCTCTTGGTGGTTGTGCATTCAATGTTGTTACTATTCTCCACCACCTCGGGCTAGATTATGATTTTATTTCACCGGTTGGCTCAGGTCTTTATGGAACATTCGTTAAAAGTGAATTAAAGAAACTGGGTATTGAAACGTCAATTGCTTTAGATGGAGAAAATGGCTGTTGCTATTGTTTTGTAGAGTCAGATGGTGAGCGAACATTTCTGTCAGATCACGGTGTGGAATATTCGTTTGATCCCGCTTGGTTGGAAGGACTTGATTTATCCTCTTATGAATATATCTATGTCTGTGGATTAGAATTGGAAGAGGAAACGGGGCAGCAACTGGTTGATAGTTTGACAGATTGCCCGACTCCCATTATCTTTGCGCCTGGACCGCGGGGAAATAAAATTCCTTTAGAAAGAATGCAACAGTTGCTGGATTTGTCTCCAATCTTGCATGTAAATGAGCAGGAATCCATTGATTTAACTCATGAGGTAGATGTGGAGAAGGCTACAATACAGCTATTCAATCGGACTGGCCGAGCAGTGATTGTGACCAGAGGAAAAAATGGGGCGATTGCTTTTGATGGGGGCTGGCATAAAGTGGCTAGTTTTCCAGCAACCGTAAAAGATACGATCGGAGCAGGTGATAGTCATGTTGGAGCTTTGATGGCTGCACTGGCAATCGGAAAAAACCTAAAACAAGGCTTGAAATTTGCCAATCTTGTCTCTAGCTATATCGTTTCTCAGGAGGGCGTCCATCTTGAAGAGATACAGTATAAAGAATTAAAAGAGCGTTTGACGAATATAGGAGAATGA